The following proteins come from a genomic window of Megalobrama amblycephala isolate DHTTF-2021 linkage group LG1, ASM1881202v1, whole genome shotgun sequence:
- the LOC125268411 gene encoding small integral membrane protein 10-like protein 2A: MAGLSHLVLRVSGSYGVFSKGLSRTLLIFFDLAWRLRVRFPYLYVIASMMFNVRLQVHIEIH, translated from the exons ATGGCGGGACTGTCGCATTTAGTGCTGCGTGTGTCGGGCTCGTACGGTGTGTTCTCTAAAGGGCTCAGCAGGACTCTGCTCATCTTCTTTGATCTCGCCTGGAGACTCAGAGTCAGATTCCCCTACCTCTATGTCATCGCCTCCATGATGTTCAACGTGCGACTACAG GTTCACATTGAGATACACTGA